The following proteins are encoded in a genomic region of Magnolia sinica isolate HGM2019 chromosome 1, MsV1, whole genome shotgun sequence:
- the LOC131220633 gene encoding histone H3.2 → MARTKQTARKSTGGKAPRKQLATKAARKSAPATGGVKKPHRFRPGTVALREIRKYQKSTELLIRKLPFQRLVREIAQDFKTDLRFQSSAVAALQEASEAYLVGLFEDTNLCAIHAKRVTIMPKDIQLARRIRGERA, encoded by the coding sequence ATGGCTCGCACGAAGCAGACGGCCAGGAAATCGACGGGAGGGAAGGCTCCACGTAAGCAGCTGGCGACGAAGGCGGCGAGGAAATCGGCTCCAGCGACGGGAGGCGTGAAGAAGCCGCACCGATTCAGGCCAGGGACAGTGGCCCTGAGAGAGATCCGAAAGTATCAGAAGAGCACAGAGCTTCTGATAAGGAAGCTGCCTTTCCAGAGGCTCGTCCGTGAGATAGCTCAGGACTTCAAGACAGATCTGAGGTTCCAGAGCAGTGCTGTCGCTGCCCTCCAAGAGGCATCCGAAGCCTACTTAGTAGGCCTCTTCGAAGACACCAATCTCTGCGCCATTCATGCCAAGAGGGTCACCATCATGCCTAAGGACATTCAGCTCGCCCGTAGGATCCGTGGTGAGAGGGCTTAG